A portion of the Oxynema aestuarii AP17 genome contains these proteins:
- a CDS encoding rhodanese-like domain-containing protein, with product MAQTKKRKATLKTLTPSQLKSRKQQLEIIDARGFLEYLFGHIPGAKRMSRDRILQELPKDRAIVVTCMSGARSAALGHWLVAQGYQKVYNLQGGCMGWQQSGYGLKQGRSEA from the coding sequence ATGGCTCAAACCAAAAAACGCAAGGCAACCCTGAAAACCCTGACCCCCTCTCAATTAAAATCCCGTAAACAGCAATTAGAAATTATCGACGCGCGTGGATTTTTAGAATATCTCTTCGGTCACATTCCCGGCGCCAAACGTATGAGCCGCGATCGCATTCTCCAAGAACTCCCCAAAGATCGGGCGATCGTCGTCACTTGCATGTCCGGCGCCCGTAGCGCCGCCCTCGGTCACTGGCTCGTCGCCCAAGGCTATCAAAAAGTCTACAACTTGCAAGGTGGATGTATGGGCTGGCAACAATCTGGATATGGCCTCAAGCAAGGCAGAAGTGAAGCTTAG
- a CDS encoding tetratricopeptide repeat protein, with amino-acid sequence MVKGIWQKWLGSGNSKPPRRQPEETTATPASPPPPLEAEDYELLFRQIREGMMTGWDRSRVVQFFEVLGSRGDDRLWAEWLRGYGDRLLAQNSSSRELAVVLTRLGQMQIGEFSKVAISIGSQLLERQMGVQTPPPPPVAPPPPPPATSATPSATEAGEDLQQESSEPPVSESGISEHEVSEHEVSEHEVSDSQVALSPDEYFQKGNEQVSQQDWEGAIASYRKAIEIKPDFGAAWINLGGVHFYAQQYPEALEAFDRATAFAADNPSLWFNHGFTLSMLNRPIEAIESYKKAIELKGDFIQAWQHRGIELSKLHRHEEAIACYEKAIQIKPDFAEGWTGRGNALMQLERYEEATTCYDRAIQSQSNYVEAWFNRGLVLMQQQKPQEAIASFEQVAQLQPQNDRAWINVGLIYLSLQNYDRAIAAFDTVLQLRPNDPDAIALREQALKQKERNPDA; translated from the coding sequence ATGGTCAAGGGGATTTGGCAAAAGTGGTTGGGGAGTGGGAACAGTAAGCCCCCTCGCCGACAACCAGAGGAAACGACAGCAACGCCTGCGAGTCCGCCCCCACCTTTGGAAGCAGAAGATTACGAATTACTGTTTCGACAGATTCGCGAAGGAATGATGACGGGATGGGATCGATCGCGCGTCGTTCAATTTTTCGAGGTGCTCGGGTCTCGGGGGGACGATCGCCTCTGGGCCGAGTGGTTGAGAGGGTACGGCGATCGCCTGTTGGCGCAAAACTCGTCAAGTCGAGAACTGGCCGTCGTTTTAACCCGTTTGGGTCAGATGCAAATCGGCGAATTCAGCAAAGTGGCGATTAGTATTGGCAGCCAGTTACTCGAACGGCAGATGGGGGTACAGACGCCACCCCCTCCACCCGTAGCGCCACCCCCGCCGCCGCCTGCAACGTCGGCAACCCCTTCGGCGACGGAAGCGGGGGAAGATTTGCAACAGGAAAGTTCGGAACCTCCGGTGTCAGAATCGGGGATATCGGAACATGAAGTTTCGGAACATGAAGTTTCCGAACATGAAGTTTCGGACTCTCAAGTGGCTTTGAGTCCAGACGAGTATTTCCAAAAAGGGAACGAACAAGTCAGCCAACAAGATTGGGAAGGGGCGATCGCATCGTATCGTAAAGCGATCGAAATCAAGCCGGATTTTGGGGCGGCGTGGATTAATCTCGGTGGGGTGCATTTTTACGCGCAACAGTATCCGGAAGCGTTGGAAGCCTTCGATCGCGCTACTGCTTTTGCCGCAGACAATCCCAGTTTGTGGTTCAATCACGGTTTTACTTTATCGATGCTCAATCGACCGATCGAGGCGATCGAATCTTATAAAAAGGCGATCGAACTCAAGGGAGATTTTATCCAAGCGTGGCAGCATCGCGGGATCGAACTGTCGAAACTGCACCGCCATGAAGAGGCGATCGCCTGTTATGAAAAAGCGATTCAAATTAAGCCCGATTTTGCCGAAGGCTGGACCGGACGGGGCAATGCGTTAATGCAATTGGAACGCTACGAAGAAGCCACGACCTGTTACGATCGAGCGATTCAATCCCAATCGAATTATGTGGAAGCTTGGTTTAATCGGGGCTTGGTGTTGATGCAGCAACAGAAACCGCAAGAGGCGATCGCCTCTTTTGAACAAGTGGCGCAGTTGCAACCGCAAAACGATCGCGCCTGGATTAATGTTGGCTTAATTTATCTGAGTCTTCAGAACTACGATCGCGCGATCGCTGCCTTCGACACGGTGTTACAACTGCGACCTAACGACCCGGATGCGATCGCCTTGCGCGAACAAGCCCTCAAACAAAAAGAGCGCAATCCCGATGCTTAA
- a CDS encoding potassium channel family protein, with protein MYSNFQKKYRRIRNELLAGGVGLAGVLLIGTLWYWLVEGWKLSDAAYMTAITLSTVGYMEVHPLGERGRLFTVSLIAMGLVSIGYIVNRFTEALIQGYFQDGLRLRQQQRLLDTLSNHYILCGFGRTGRQIAYEFSAENIPFVVIDTDPEQIQIAQDLGYITIQADATLDATLMKVGIDRALCLVTAMPSDAENLYTVISAKTLNPKIRSIARANSEEAVQKLQRGGADAVISPYITGGRRMAAAALRPQVMDFVDGIITGADRAFYLEEFRIEPGACPCEGQTLADTRLRSRSGALVLAIRRSDGNLIGGPTADTMVLPGDTLICMGTAQQLRRLNQILSPLKAKTPRLPRKFPPQP; from the coding sequence TTGTATTCTAATTTTCAGAAAAAATACCGACGCATACGCAATGAATTACTCGCCGGAGGGGTGGGACTCGCCGGAGTCCTATTAATTGGAACCTTGTGGTACTGGTTGGTGGAAGGTTGGAAGCTGTCGGACGCGGCGTACATGACGGCGATTACCCTCTCGACGGTCGGCTATATGGAAGTCCACCCCCTCGGCGAACGGGGTCGCTTGTTTACGGTGTCGCTGATTGCGATGGGTCTGGTCAGTATCGGTTACATCGTCAACCGCTTTACAGAAGCCCTGATTCAGGGATACTTTCAAGATGGACTGCGTTTGAGACAGCAACAACGCTTGTTAGACACTCTCTCCAATCATTACATCCTTTGTGGTTTCGGTCGCACCGGGCGTCAGATCGCCTATGAGTTCAGTGCGGAAAATATTCCGTTTGTGGTGATCGATACCGATCCGGAACAGATTCAAATCGCCCAAGACCTCGGCTATATCACGATTCAGGCGGATGCTACTTTAGATGCAACGTTGATGAAGGTCGGGATCGATCGCGCCTTGTGCTTGGTGACGGCGATGCCTTCGGATGCGGAAAATCTCTATACGGTGATTTCGGCGAAAACTCTCAATCCGAAAATCCGGTCGATCGCCCGCGCCAATAGCGAGGAAGCGGTGCAAAAACTTCAGCGTGGCGGCGCCGATGCGGTCATTTCTCCTTACATTACCGGAGGTCGGCGGATGGCGGCGGCGGCGTTGCGACCCCAGGTGATGGATTTTGTCGATGGGATTATTACCGGGGCCGATCGCGCGTTCTATCTCGAAGAGTTTCGCATCGAACCCGGCGCCTGTCCCTGTGAAGGTCAAACTCTCGCCGATACGCGCCTGCGATCGCGATCGGGGGCGTTGGTTCTCGCGATTCGCCGCAGCGACGGCAACCTGATCGGCGGTCCGACAGCAGACACGATGGTGTTACCCGGCGATACGCTCATTTGTATGGGGACGGCCCAGCAGCTTCGCCGCCTCAATCAGATTCTCAGCCCTCTGAAGGCGAAAACGCCGCGCCTCCCGCGCAAGTTTCCACCCCAACCGTGA
- a CDS encoding RNA-guided endonuclease InsQ/TnpB family protein: MLLGFKTQLKVNLTQRQKLARHAGVARHAYNWGHGLCLGILSHNAACRPDEKIKFPTAIDLHKWLNKLVKPENLWYYEVSKCVPQYALRHLAQAWQDCFKKKKSRPKFKKKGRQDSFTLDGTIKILSENKIQVPVIGILKTYERLSGNYQPKNVTISREADRWFISFKIDVNVTPTEKKTDVVGIDLGIKALATLSTGVSIEGIKAYKKYSNKLARLQRQVSRKSLGSANRKKSQLQVQKLHRRIANLRKDTLHKLTLQSCKNHAVNVIENLNGSGMMANHKLAKSIADMGFYEFRRQMEYKSQIYGSQLIIVDRFYPSSKICSNCGSIKDSLLLSERLFGCDHCHLKIDRDLNAAKNLEKIGRATAKLTPVDKSEPTPLVEAGSKIDSNVLFIKLSDLMGKFG, from the coding sequence ATGTTATTAGGGTTTAAAACACAACTTAAAGTTAATCTGACTCAACGACAAAAACTCGCTCGTCATGCGGGAGTGGCGCGTCATGCTTACAATTGGGGTCACGGGTTGTGTTTAGGAATTTTATCACATAATGCCGCTTGTCGTCCCGATGAAAAAATCAAATTTCCCACAGCTATTGACTTACATAAGTGGTTAAATAAGTTAGTAAAACCAGAGAATCTGTGGTATTACGAAGTTTCTAAGTGTGTCCCTCAATACGCTCTCAGACATCTCGCCCAGGCGTGGCAAGATTGCTTTAAAAAAAAGAAATCTAGACCTAAATTCAAGAAAAAAGGTAGACAAGACAGCTTTACTCTAGATGGAACCATAAAAATATTATCTGAAAATAAAATTCAGGTTCCTGTCATTGGAATTCTGAAAACTTATGAAAGATTATCGGGAAATTATCAACCCAAAAATGTGACGATTAGTCGAGAGGCAGATCGCTGGTTTATTTCGTTTAAAATAGATGTCAACGTGACCCCCACCGAGAAGAAAACAGATGTAGTGGGGATAGATTTGGGGATAAAAGCGCTTGCCACCTTATCAACGGGAGTAAGTATAGAAGGAATAAAAGCATATAAAAAGTATTCAAATAAACTAGCTAGACTCCAAAGACAAGTTAGCCGAAAAAGTCTCGGCTCTGCCAATCGAAAAAAGTCCCAGCTTCAAGTCCAAAAACTCCATCGGAGAATCGCTAATCTCAGAAAAGATACGTTACATAAGTTGACCTTACAATCATGCAAGAACCACGCCGTTAATGTGATAGAAAACTTAAACGGATCGGGCATGATGGCCAATCATAAACTAGCTAAATCTATCGCCGATATGGGGTTTTATGAATTCCGACGACAGATGGAATATAAGAGCCAAATATATGGGTCACAATTAATAATCGTAGACAGATTTTATCCATCTAGTAAAATCTGTTCTAATTGTGGAAGCATTAAAGACTCATTACTCTTATCAGAAAGACTGTTTGGTTGCGACCATTGTCATCTCAAAATAGACAGAGATTTAAACGCAGCTAAAAATCTGGAAAAAATAGGTCGAGCTACGGCCAAATTAACGCCTGTGGACAAGAGCGAGCCGACTCCCTTGGTAGAAGCAGGAAGTAAAATCGACTCAAACGTATTGTTCATCAAGCTTTCAGACTTGATGGGTAAGTTTGGGTAA
- a CDS encoding SCP-2 sterol transfer family protein — MSDLFSTQWMEQFKEAWNADEELTSSLAKINFNSIIGYGFKDSDRPTGFIEIVNGKAVNAGSYDGQTLNWDLRASRESWEKWLSQGLNMMGLSMAYMKRNIVFPVGDYGAMIKDPRMAGPFVKSFAVMGQVSTHSSVS; from the coding sequence ATGTCAGATTTGTTTTCTACCCAATGGATGGAGCAATTTAAAGAAGCGTGGAATGCCGATGAAGAACTCACCAGCTCTCTAGCTAAAATCAATTTTAATTCTATTATCGGCTATGGATTTAAAGATAGCGATCGCCCCACTGGCTTTATTGAAATTGTCAACGGAAAAGCAGTGAATGCCGGAAGCTACGACGGTCAAACACTGAATTGGGATTTACGCGCTTCCCGAGAAAGCTGGGAAAAATGGCTTTCTCAAGGATTAAATATGATGGGTCTGAGTATGGCCTATATGAAGCGCAATATAGTCTTTCCCGTAGGCGACTACGGCGCCATGATTAAAGATCCGCGCATGGCCGGACCATTTGTCAAAAGTTTTGCCGTGATGGGACAAGTTTCAACTCACTCAAGTGTCAGCTAA
- a CDS encoding NAD(P)H-dependent flavin oxidoreductase codes for MMTSLPPLQIGRHTARYPIVQGGMGIRISGANLAAAVANAGGIGIVSAVGLGLNSPYYDRQQKKGNFFEANRLALIDELNQARALSPDGILGINAMVVARDYETLVRTAAERGVNLIISGAGLPIHLPKYTKDYPDVALVPIVSSTRAAKVICRKWERLYDRLPDAFVVENPNTAGGHLGAKYEELYDPALDADRVIPELIEFLNSEYDRPIPVIAAGGIWDRGDIDRAIALGAAGVQIGTRFITTDECDADVRYKEFHCRARPEDVVIVPSPVGLPGRALKNPFVEKAIAHSDELETKCLANCLQVCACRDRRQTYCIVQALDRAARGDIENGLIFAGSNAGRARKIVPVAEVMAQLVAS; via the coding sequence ATGATGACCTCTTTACCCCCTCTTCAAATAGGCCGACATACCGCCCGCTATCCGATCGTCCAAGGCGGTATGGGGATTAGAATTTCAGGAGCCAATCTCGCCGCAGCCGTCGCGAATGCTGGAGGAATTGGGATTGTTTCAGCAGTCGGATTGGGACTGAACTCGCCCTACTACGATCGCCAACAGAAAAAAGGGAATTTTTTTGAAGCCAATCGGTTAGCATTAATCGACGAATTAAACCAAGCCCGCGCCCTCAGTCCGGACGGCATTCTCGGGATTAACGCGATGGTCGTCGCCCGAGATTACGAAACATTAGTGAGAACGGCGGCGGAACGCGGTGTCAATTTGATTATCTCAGGGGCGGGATTGCCCATTCACCTGCCGAAATATACAAAAGACTATCCCGACGTTGCCCTCGTGCCGATCGTCTCCTCCACCCGGGCGGCGAAAGTCATCTGTCGCAAGTGGGAACGGCTTTACGATCGCCTCCCGGATGCCTTCGTCGTTGAAAATCCCAATACCGCAGGCGGTCACTTAGGCGCAAAATACGAAGAACTCTACGATCCCGCCCTCGACGCCGATCGCGTCATCCCCGAGTTAATCGAATTTCTCAACAGCGAATACGATCGCCCCATTCCCGTCATCGCGGCGGGAGGAATCTGGGATCGCGGCGACATCGATCGCGCGATCGCACTAGGTGCGGCGGGGGTGCAAATCGGCACGCGCTTTATCACCACCGACGAATGCGATGCCGACGTGCGCTATAAAGAATTCCACTGTCGGGCCCGTCCGGAAGACGTGGTTATCGTTCCCTCTCCCGTCGGCTTACCCGGACGGGCCTTAAAAAATCCGTTCGTCGAAAAAGCGATCGCCCATTCCGACGAATTAGAGACAAAATGTCTGGCGAACTGCCTGCAAGTGTGCGCCTGTCGCGATCGGCGCCAGACCTATTGTATCGTGCAGGCCCTCGATCGCGCCGCGCGCGGCGACATCGAAAACGGCTTGATCTTCGCCGGAAGCAACGCCGGACGCGCTCGAAAAATCGTCCCCGTCGCCGAAGTGATGGCCCAATTAGTCGCCAGTTAG
- a CDS encoding CO2 hydration protein — MTRTAFKPSNHPLAAYIERLEAGGDLLPDSPENLVEVVGILKSYGVVLDAYSKNLIYIADHQFLVFFPFFKYFNGDINPTKLLRHWWHDRINYEYAEYVMKVMMWHGGGGLDDYLDTEEFQQLAERAIRAKFKFNPAISAIHAIFPDFLPEYVRQSCYYSALGQFWRVMSDIFLTLSDRYDAGEIQSIPEVVQYILDGLVAAASKPITYGVKIGDRRYDILPKSAGLTFLMDTAVPYVDTIFFRGTPFPGTVSYNAQAHQIPYFQRDFAYGALYADPLPTGGAGIPPTLLMQDMRHYLPDYLHEVYRTNCRGEDDIRVQICQSFQKSMFCVTTAAIKGLAPHPLTTTDPEEHEANRQYLETWMDRFITSRLEMVNQRTERACQLFPEPSEKTK; from the coding sequence ATGACCCGTACCGCATTTAAACCATCCAATCATCCCCTAGCTGCTTATATCGAACGCCTGGAAGCAGGCGGCGACTTACTTCCGGACAGCCCGGAAAACCTCGTCGAAGTCGTCGGCATTTTAAAAAGTTATGGCGTCGTCCTCGATGCCTATTCCAAGAACTTAATTTATATCGCCGACCATCAATTTTTAGTCTTCTTTCCCTTTTTTAAATACTTCAACGGCGACATTAACCCCACCAAGTTGCTGCGCCACTGGTGGCACGATCGCATCAACTACGAATACGCCGAATATGTCATGAAAGTGATGATGTGGCACGGCGGCGGCGGTCTCGACGACTATCTCGATACCGAGGAATTCCAACAGTTAGCCGAACGAGCCATTCGCGCTAAATTCAAATTCAACCCCGCCATCTCAGCCATTCACGCCATTTTCCCCGATTTCTTGCCCGAGTACGTGCGGCAGTCGTGCTACTATAGCGCACTCGGTCAATTCTGGCGGGTGATGAGCGATATTTTTCTCACCCTCTCCGACCGCTACGATGCCGGAGAGATTCAATCGATTCCCGAAGTCGTCCAATATATCCTCGATGGTTTGGTCGCCGCCGCCAGCAAGCCGATTACCTATGGGGTCAAGATCGGCGATCGCCGTTACGACATCCTCCCCAAATCTGCCGGGTTGACCTTTTTAATGGATACCGCCGTCCCTTATGTCGATACGATTTTCTTCCGGGGTACCCCTTTCCCGGGGACGGTTTCTTATAACGCCCAAGCCCATCAAATCCCCTATTTTCAACGGGATTTCGCTTATGGTGCCTTGTATGCCGATCCCTTGCCGACTGGGGGCGCGGGCATTCCGCCGACGTTGTTGATGCAAGATATGCGCCACTATTTGCCGGATTATCTGCACGAAGTTTACCGGACTAACTGCCGGGGTGAAGATGACATCCGGGTGCAAATCTGTCAGAGTTTCCAAAAATCGATGTTCTGCGTGACGACCGCCGCGATTAAAGGCTTGGCTCCCCATCCCCTGACGACGACCGACCCGGAAGAACACGAAGCCAATCGCCAGTATTTAGAAACCTGGATGGATCGTTTTATCACTTCGCGCCTGGAAATGGTCAACCAACGGACCGAACGCGCCTGTCAACTGTTTCCCGAACCGTCGGAAAAAACCAAATAA
- a CDS encoding DUF1818 family protein yields the protein MEKILKSGEGWRLGWNPQAEIYRGLVGSDDWAIELSESELDDFCRLLNQLATTMAQMAEELMEEERIACEAQSDLLWMEVEGYPEAYSLRFILNEGRRGEGFWPARVVPELIAAARVLKVF from the coding sequence ATGGAGAAAATTCTCAAAAGTGGCGAAGGCTGGCGGTTGGGGTGGAATCCGCAAGCGGAAATCTATCGAGGTTTAGTGGGAAGTGACGATTGGGCGATCGAATTGAGTGAAAGTGAGTTAGACGATTTTTGTCGGTTGCTCAATCAGTTGGCGACCACGATGGCGCAAATGGCTGAGGAGTTGATGGAGGAAGAACGGATCGCTTGTGAAGCGCAAAGCGATTTATTGTGGATGGAGGTTGAAGGCTATCCGGAGGCTTACAGCTTGCGCTTTATTCTCAATGAAGGGCGACGGGGTGAGGGGTTTTGGCCCGCCCGGGTAGTTCCGGAGTTGATTGCGGCGGCGCGAGTGCTGAAAGTCTTTTAA
- a CDS encoding DUF2808 domain-containing protein: protein MQRLTRLFSPSSLLATLAIGLGSLGAIATPASAVELPDGTIAFEAPPRFVSLSANHPCASVPSNYYFTLEVPESAGEALKQVTITQPEGAEALDFNFDASVACEGGRGGRKIALERMNSDPNNDRSWTFSFDRAIEPGEKVTIRLHTDRNPELDGFYLFGVTAFPEGEQVRGQFLGLHQLSLDGGS from the coding sequence ATGCAACGCTTAACCCGTTTATTTTCCCCCTCTTCCCTTTTGGCAACCCTAGCGATTGGCTTAGGCAGTCTCGGCGCGATCGCCACCCCTGCGAGTGCAGTAGAACTGCCTGACGGCACGATCGCCTTTGAAGCCCCGCCGCGTTTTGTCTCACTCTCCGCCAATCATCCTTGTGCGAGCGTTCCCTCAAACTATTACTTCACCCTCGAAGTTCCCGAAAGTGCGGGAGAAGCGCTCAAACAAGTGACCATCACCCAACCCGAAGGAGCCGAAGCACTCGACTTTAACTTCGATGCTTCCGTCGCCTGCGAAGGCGGACGCGGGGGGAGAAAAATTGCCCTCGAACGAATGAATTCAGATCCCAATAACGATCGCTCTTGGACATTTTCCTTCGATCGCGCGATCGAACCCGGCGAGAAAGTCACCATTCGCCTGCACACCGATCGCAATCCCGAATTAGATGGTTTCTATCTCTTTGGCGTCACCGCTTTTCCCGAAGGCGAACAAGTTCGCGGTCAATTCTTAGGCTTACACCAATTATCCTTAGACGGTGGCAGCTAA
- a CDS encoding glycogen debranching protein, with product MTIWVNEQVDPSGMIYACIACSDEQQAQKCHQEFLENLSDEQKQTGWIARMRTVSSWDEVPVSALKLS from the coding sequence ATGACCATCTGGGTGAACGAGCAAGTCGATCCGTCGGGGATGATTTACGCTTGCATCGCTTGTTCCGACGAACAGCAAGCCCAAAAATGCCATCAAGAGTTTTTAGAAAACCTCAGCGACGAACAAAAACAAACGGGCTGGATTGCCCGTATGAGAACGGTGAGTTCTTGGGATGAAGTTCCGGTCAGCGCGTTGAAACTGTCCTGA